The genomic window CCGCAGCCCAGGGCGGCACCCATCCCATGGCTGCAAGGGGTATGCCCAGAGCGTTGTAGGCCAATGCCCAGGAAAAATTCTGAATAATAATCTGCCGCGTGCGCTGCGCTGTATTGACCAGCTGGGTGATTTGCCTGAGATCACCATCCATGATGACAAAATCAGCCTGGGCCCTGGCAAGATCCGTGGCGCCGGCGACAGCGATGGACACATCGGCACGCTTCAATACCGGCGCGTCGTTGAGACCGTCGCCGACCATGAGCACCGTGGCCCCGGCCTCCTGGAGGGTGGTCAGCCGCGCCAGTTTGTCTTCGGGGGATAGACCGGTTGCTATGCGCTCAAATTTGAGCGAAGTGCCCAGCTGCGTTGCGCGCTGCGAGGCATCACCCGTGAGGAGCTCCGTGGCGACACCTTTGGCTCTAACATGCTCGAGCACCGGCAATGCTTCCCCATGGATCTCATCGCTCAGTCCCAGCCAGGCGATAGCCTGGCTCTCTTCGCAAAGGGCAATCCAATACAGCGCTTCCTTCGGTTCAGGGGGAAGCTCCGGCGCTATTTCCTTGCAGAAATGCAGCGATCCCAGGCGCAGTTGTCGCCCCCCATAGCGTCCTTCCAGACCTTTCCCGGGCCGGTAGCTCACGGCCCCTACATCGCCTTGGAGATCCATGGCGGCGAAAGCGCTTGCCAGGGGGTGATTGGAATGGCGCTGCATAGATGCGGCGATTGCCCGGATGGTAGCGTCATCCCATCCCTCGCTCAGGGGAAGTACGGTCTTCAGGGCAAAGTCGCCGCTGGTGAGCGTGCCGGTTTTATCAAAGAGAGCCACATCAAGACTTGCCAGGGACTCCAGGGCATTTTCACCATTTACGATCACACCTCGGCGGCGGAGGAGGTGGGTGGCATTGGCGAGGCTTGCGGGGGTCGCCAGGGATAGGGCACAGGGGCAGCTGATCACCAGCACCGAGAGCGCGATCCACAGCGCCTTGTCGGGATCAATGCTCCACCAGACAAAGGCCGTGAGGGATGCGATGAGCAAAATTCCAGCGATGAATCGTGAAGCGATGCGATCAGCGAGCCGGGCGATGGCGGGTTTGTCCTTCTGCGCCTGATCAATGGAACGTTGCAGTGCGGCCAGACGGGTCTCTGCGTAGCTACCTGTGGCTCTGAGTTCCAGGGACTCCTCAAGGTTCACCGTGCCTGCGTAAACCGTATCGCCAATCGTCACGGAACGGGGCAGGGCTTCGCCACTGAAACTGTCCTCCCGCACGCTGCCGGTGCCACGCTCAACGGTGCCATCAATGGGAAGGGTGTCACCTGCGCGGACCAGGACCCGTTCGCCCTCGGAAAGGCTGCGCCGGGGGATGGTTGTCCACTGATTGTTTCGCCAGACCTGCACGGCATCGGGGAGCGTTTGTTCCGCGTCCTGCCAGTCCATGGCATCCCGGTAGCGCAGGCGTTTTTCCAGAAAGCGGGCGAGGAGCAGGAGGAAAGTGAACATCACCACGGAGTCGAAATACACGGCGCCGGAGCCACTGAAGGTGGCAAAGGCGCTGGCGCAGTAGGCCAGGCCGATAGCCAGAGCCACGGGGAGATCCATGACCAGTGCCCCGAATTGCAGATGACGCCAGGCGCTTTCGAAGAATCCCCGTGCGGAGTAGGCTACCACAAAGCTTGTGACGAGCAGGCTGAACAGACGCATGAGTTGCTGGTAATCCGCGCTGATGCCCTGAATGTCGCCCGCATGGAGTGCAATGGCGAACATGCCCACTTGCATCATGCCGATACC from Congregibacter litoralis KT71 includes these protein-coding regions:
- a CDS encoding heavy metal translocating P-type ATPase, with amino-acid sequence MNSAEPLAIPSEVHCFHCGEDVPEGADFRIDIAGQPRDMCCPGCRAVASMIAENGLERFYEQRTAFNERPGLDPLSPAPEFVIYDDPALAEQFSRVDASGHIDARLLIGGVSCAACTWLIETTLTRTPGVLRATLNLGQNRLDVSFDPGQLTMSDVFTRIASLGYRVQPWQSNLRQEQAKDEYRTDLRRLAVAGIGMMQVGMFAIALHAGDIQGISADYQQLMRLFSLLVTSFVVAYSARGFFESAWRHLQFGALVMDLPVALAIGLAYCASAFATFSGSGAVYFDSVVMFTFLLLLARFLEKRLRYRDAMDWQDAEQTLPDAVQVWRNNQWTTIPRRSLSEGERVLVRAGDTLPIDGTVERGTGSVREDSFSGEALPRSVTIGDTVYAGTVNLEESLELRATGSYAETRLAALQRSIDQAQKDKPAIARLADRIASRFIAGILLIASLTAFVWWSIDPDKALWIALSVLVISCPCALSLATPASLANATHLLRRRGVIVNGENALESLASLDVALFDKTGTLTSGDFALKTVLPLSEGWDDATIRAIAASMQRHSNHPLASAFAAMDLQGDVGAVSYRPGKGLEGRYGGRQLRLGSLHFCKEIAPELPPEPKEALYWIALCEESQAIAWLGLSDEIHGEALPVLEHVRAKGVATELLTGDASQRATQLGTSLKFERIATGLSPEDKLARLTTLQEAGATVLMVGDGLNDAPVLKRADVSIAVAGATDLARAQADFVIMDGDLRQITQLVNTAQRTRQIIIQNFSWALAYNALGIPLAAMGWVPPWAAAVGMSLSSLLVVGNAARLRRTGPVE